The Pseudomonas fluorescens genome includes a window with the following:
- a CDS encoding alginate biosynthesis protein Alg44, which produces MNTAVNVNVVHESEAQRQHARVKIPAKLRFFGPDRTPMEVKVLDLSAGGLSFNAGQMPLKTGESYKGRLQFVIDNLGLAMDVELQIRSYDRQTGRTGCQFQNLEPRDISTLRHIITSHLAGDIVGVGDVLATLQRDNFTKARKQKDENGGMSAMGRLRAVTFSLGVFAVGLAAFGFIFKSVYGMYFVSHAQAGLVNVPGMAITMPRDGTVQSLVKADGVAAKGAPLATFSTSMLDVLKGHLDDNQLQPAKVEELFGKQMTGTLTSPCDCIVSQQLVANGQYASKGDVIFQLVPRGTEANVEARFSYRQFGDVRPGTPVNFQVAGEDTTRTGKIVSSTSLKSADLSSDIRVLIQPDEPLDSSLAGRPVEVTSDRGPNLNWLIDKAMAVGI; this is translated from the coding sequence ATGAACACCGCCGTGAATGTCAACGTAGTGCATGAATCCGAAGCCCAGCGCCAACACGCCCGGGTCAAAATCCCGGCCAAGCTGCGCTTCTTCGGCCCTGACCGTACGCCGATGGAAGTCAAGGTCCTGGACTTGTCCGCCGGCGGCCTGAGCTTCAACGCCGGCCAGATGCCCCTCAAGACCGGGGAGTCCTACAAAGGTCGCCTGCAGTTCGTCATCGACAACCTTGGCCTGGCCATGGACGTGGAGTTGCAGATCCGTTCCTACGACCGCCAGACCGGCCGCACCGGTTGCCAGTTCCAGAACCTGGAGCCGCGGGACATCTCGACACTGCGTCACATCATCACCTCGCACCTGGCCGGCGACATCGTCGGTGTCGGTGACGTGCTGGCTACCCTGCAGCGCGACAACTTCACCAAGGCCCGCAAGCAGAAAGACGAAAACGGCGGCATGAGTGCCATGGGTCGCCTACGCGCCGTGACCTTCAGCCTGGGGGTCTTCGCCGTTGGCCTGGCGGCGTTCGGTTTCATCTTCAAGTCGGTGTACGGCATGTACTTTGTCAGCCACGCCCAGGCCGGCCTGGTGAACGTGCCGGGCATGGCCATTACCATGCCGCGCGACGGCACCGTGCAGAGCCTGGTCAAGGCCGACGGCGTGGCTGCCAAAGGCGCCCCGCTGGCGACCTTCAGCACCAGCATGCTCGACGTGCTCAAAGGTCACCTGGACGACAACCAGTTGCAGCCGGCCAAGGTCGAGGAGCTGTTCGGCAAGCAAATGACTGGCACCCTGACGTCGCCGTGCGACTGCATCGTGTCCCAGCAACTGGTCGCCAACGGCCAGTACGCCAGCAAGGGTGACGTGATCTTCCAACTGGTCCCACGGGGCACCGAAGCCAACGTCGAAGCCCGTTTCTCCTATCGCCAGTTCGGCGACGTGCGCCCAGGTACGCCAGTCAACTTCCAGGTCGCCGGCGAAGACACCACCCGTACCGGCAAGATCGTCAGCAGCACCAGCCTGAAAAGTGCCGACCTGTCCTCCGATATCCGTGTGCTGATCCAACCTGACGAACCCCTGGACAGCTCGCTGGCCGGCCGGCCGGTAGAAGTCACCAGCGACCGTGGTCCGAACCTGAACTGGCTGATCGACAAAGCCATGGCCGTCGGTATTTAA
- the alg8 gene encoding mannuronan synthase encodes MHRLKHGLLQAAGWLFYLSLLMGIAMALPTSTFDSESKDFIFLIGAVGIWRYSMGATHFVRGMIFLYIVYPHLRRKVRKLGKAADPSHVYLMVTSFRIDALTTAQVYGSVIREAIECGLPTTVVCSIVEMSDELLVKSLWARMNPPARVKLDFVRIPGTGKRDGLAYGFRAISRHLPDDRAVVAVIDGDTVLAEGVVRKTVPWFQLFGNVGGLTTNEFCEVRGGYIMSEWHKLRFAQRHINMCSMALSKRVLTMTGRMSVFRATVVTNPDFIADVESDSLQHWRLGRFKFLTGDDKSSWFSLMRLGYDTFYVPDAAINTVEHPPEKSFIKASRKLMFRWYGNNLRQNSRALGLGLRRLGLFTSVVLLDQRVSMWTSLLGLTVALIASFKYGTAFILVYLLWIGITRLLLTLLLSCSGHKIGPAYPAILYYNQIVGALVKIYVFFRLDQQSWTRQPTSLTRDLASFQRWFNTWSSRTMTFSAGSIFVAVLLTMV; translated from the coding sequence ATGCACAGGCTAAAGCACGGCCTGCTTCAGGCCGCCGGTTGGCTGTTTTACTTGAGTTTATTGATGGGCATCGCCATGGCGCTGCCCACGTCCACGTTCGACTCCGAATCCAAGGACTTCATCTTCCTGATCGGCGCCGTGGGCATCTGGCGTTACTCCATGGGAGCAACGCATTTCGTGCGCGGCATGATCTTCCTGTACATCGTCTACCCGCACCTGCGCCGCAAGGTACGCAAGCTGGGCAAGGCGGCGGATCCGTCCCATGTGTACCTGATGGTCACCAGCTTCCGGATCGATGCGCTGACCACCGCCCAGGTGTACGGCTCGGTGATTCGCGAGGCCATCGAATGCGGGCTGCCCACCACCGTGGTCTGCTCCATCGTGGAAATGTCCGACGAACTGCTGGTCAAGAGCCTCTGGGCCCGCATGAACCCGCCAGCGCGGGTCAAGCTGGACTTCGTGCGTATCCCTGGCACCGGCAAGCGCGACGGCCTGGCCTACGGTTTCCGCGCCATCTCCCGCCACTTGCCGGATGACCGCGCCGTCGTAGCGGTGATCGATGGCGACACCGTGCTCGCCGAAGGCGTCGTGCGCAAGACCGTGCCGTGGTTCCAGCTGTTCGGCAACGTCGGCGGCCTGACCACCAACGAGTTCTGCGAAGTGCGCGGCGGCTACATCATGAGCGAATGGCACAAGCTGCGTTTCGCCCAGCGGCACATCAACATGTGTTCCATGGCCTTGTCCAAGCGCGTGCTGACCATGACCGGCCGCATGTCGGTGTTCCGCGCCACCGTGGTCACCAACCCGGACTTCATCGCCGACGTGGAAAGCGACTCGCTGCAACACTGGCGCCTGGGTCGCTTCAAGTTCCTGACCGGCGATGACAAGTCGAGCTGGTTCAGCCTGATGCGCCTGGGCTACGACACGTTCTATGTGCCCGATGCGGCGATCAACACCGTTGAACACCCGCCGGAGAAGAGCTTCATCAAGGCCAGCCGCAAATTGATGTTCCGCTGGTACGGCAACAACCTGCGGCAGAACTCCCGGGCACTGGGCCTGGGTCTGCGCCGCCTGGGCCTGTTCACCTCGGTGGTGCTGCTCGACCAGCGTGTGTCGATGTGGACGTCGCTGCTGGGCCTGACCGTGGCACTGATCGCCAGCTTCAAGTACGGCACCGCGTTCATCCTGGTGTACCTGCTGTGGATCGGCATCACCCGGTTGCTGCTGACCCTGTTGCTGTCGTGCTCCGGACACAAGATCGGCCCTGCCTACCCGGCGATTCTTTATTACAACCAGATCGTCGGTGCCCTGGTGAAGATCTATGTGTTCTTCCGCCTCGACCAGCAGTCCTGGACCCGCCAGCCCACCTCACTGACCCGTGATCTCGCCAGCTTTCAACGTTGGTTCAACACTTGGTCGTCTCGGACCATGACCTTCTCCGCCGGCAGCATCTTTGTCGCCGTGCTGCTGACGATGGTCTGA
- a CDS encoding nucleotide sugar dehydrogenase, with amino-acid sequence MRISIFGLGYVGAVCAGCLSARGHDVVGVDVAKDKIDMINAGKSPIVEPGLGELLAQGIQTGRLRGTTNFAEAIRDTDLSMICVGTPSKKNGDLELNYIEAVCREIGFVLRDKTTRHTIVVRSTVLPGTVANVVIPILEDCSGKKAGVDFGVAVNPEFLRESTAIKDYDQPPMTVIGEFDTASGDVLQSLYEELDAPIIRKDIAVAEMIKYTCNVWHATKVTFANEIGNIAKAVGVDGREVMDVVCQDKTLNLSQYYMRPGFAFGGSCLPKDVRALTYRAGSLDVEAPLLNSLMRSNESQVQNAFDIVSSHDKRKVALLGLSFKAGTDDLRESPLVELAEMLIGKGFDLKIYDSNVEYARVHGANKDYIESKIPHVSSLLNSDFDSVIDSSDIIILGNRDEKFRALTENVPEGKQVIDLVGFMSKATNPSGRTEGICW; translated from the coding sequence ATGCGCATTAGCATATTTGGTTTGGGTTACGTCGGTGCAGTATGTGCCGGTTGCCTGTCTGCACGGGGCCATGATGTAGTTGGCGTAGATGTCGCCAAAGACAAAATCGACATGATCAACGCTGGCAAATCGCCAATCGTTGAACCTGGTCTTGGTGAGCTATTGGCGCAAGGCATTCAAACTGGTCGACTGCGCGGCACGACCAACTTCGCCGAAGCGATTCGCGATACTGACCTGTCGATGATCTGCGTCGGTACACCGAGCAAAAAGAACGGCGACCTGGAACTGAACTACATCGAAGCGGTGTGCCGCGAGATTGGTTTTGTCCTGCGTGACAAGACCACCCGCCACACTATCGTAGTTCGCAGCACCGTATTGCCGGGCACAGTGGCAAACGTTGTGATCCCAATCCTGGAAGACTGCTCCGGCAAGAAAGCCGGCGTCGATTTCGGTGTCGCGGTCAACCCTGAATTCCTGCGTGAAAGCACCGCGATCAAGGACTACGACCAGCCGCCGATGACCGTTATCGGTGAGTTCGACACCGCCTCCGGTGACGTTCTGCAGTCGCTGTACGAAGAGCTCGATGCGCCGATCATCCGCAAGGACATCGCCGTCGCCGAGATGATCAAGTACACCTGCAACGTGTGGCACGCCACCAAGGTGACCTTCGCCAACGAGATCGGCAACATCGCCAAGGCCGTCGGCGTCGATGGCCGTGAAGTGATGGATGTGGTCTGCCAGGACAAGACCCTGAACCTGTCCCAGTACTACATGCGCCCAGGCTTCGCCTTCGGCGGCTCCTGCCTGCCCAAGGACGTTCGCGCCCTGACCTACCGCGCCGGTTCCCTGGACGTGGAAGCGCCGCTGCTCAACTCGCTGATGCGCAGCAACGAATCCCAGGTGCAGAACGCCTTCGACATCGTTTCCAGCCACGACAAGCGCAAAGTCGCCCTGCTGGGCCTGAGCTTCAAGGCCGGTACCGACGACCTGCGCGAAAGCCCACTGGTAGAACTGGCGGAAATGCTGATCGGCAAGGGCTTCGACCTGAAGATCTACGACAGCAACGTCGAATACGCCCGCGTCCACGGTGCGAACAAGGATTACATCGAGTCGAAGATCCCTCACGTCTCGTCCTTGCTCAACTCCGACTTCGACTCGGTGATCGACAGCTCCGACATCATCATCCTGGGCAACCGCGACGAGAAGTTCCGCGCGCTGACCGAGAACGTACCGGAAGGCAAGCAGGTCATCGACCTGGTCGGCTTCATGTCCAAGGCCACCAACCCGAGTGGCCGGACCGAAGGCATCTGCTGGTAA
- the yaaA gene encoding peroxide stress protein YaaA, with protein sequence MLMVISPAKTLDYETPPATERFTQPQYLDHSQELIEQLRELSPAQISELMHVSDKIGGLNAARFGSWTPAFTPANAKQALLAFKGDVYTGLDAQSFGDADFDYAQQHLRMLSGLYGLLRPLDLMQPYRLEMGTKLANARGKDLYAFWGTRISEWLNEALADQGDDVLLNLASNEYFSAVKRSALKARVIDTEFRDLKNGQYKIISFYAKKARGLMSRFVIQERINDPAALSQFDVQGYRFNAQQSSRDKLVFLRDHAPE encoded by the coding sequence ATGCTGATGGTGATTTCCCCCGCCAAGACCCTCGATTACGAAACACCGCCGGCCACCGAGCGTTTTACCCAGCCACAGTACCTGGATCATTCCCAGGAACTGATCGAGCAACTGCGCGAACTCTCCCCGGCACAGATCAGCGAGCTGATGCATGTCTCCGACAAGATCGGCGGCCTCAATGCCGCGCGATTCGGCAGTTGGACACCGGCGTTCACTCCGGCCAATGCCAAGCAGGCGCTGCTGGCCTTCAAGGGCGACGTGTATACGGGCCTCGATGCGCAAAGCTTTGGTGACGCCGACTTCGACTACGCCCAGCAACACCTGCGCATGCTCTCTGGCCTCTATGGCCTGCTGCGGCCACTGGACCTGATGCAACCCTATCGCCTGGAAATGGGCACGAAGCTGGCCAATGCCCGGGGCAAGGACCTTTATGCTTTCTGGGGCACACGCATCAGCGAATGGCTGAACGAAGCCCTCGCCGACCAGGGCGACGACGTTCTGCTGAACCTGGCTTCCAATGAATACTTCTCGGCGGTCAAGCGCAGCGCACTGAAAGCGCGCGTCATCGATACCGAATTCCGCGACCTGAAAAATGGCCAGTACAAAATCATCAGCTTCTACGCCAAGAAAGCCCGGGGCCTGATGAGTCGTTTCGTGATTCAGGAACGGATCAACGACCCTGCGGCACTCAGCCAATTCGATGTACAGGGCTACCGCTTCAACGCCCAACAGTCGAGCAGGGACAAATTGGTTTTCCTGCGCGATCACGCCCCCGAATAA
- a CDS encoding polysaccharide deacetylase family protein: protein MRIALVLSAWLLSLGAIAAPAPNDVATLDRSTWPEQLTSPTLFDVASRAEILMFARVLLDVDAMDEIALKQYLGLRSVNMVAIDALRARLWQRLLASYNFAQRSCDQDASFCYLVEDMATLREEARRFHLDDDSYYIKWAAPSQIFHTQYRDELLRKAALFPQTSSEIERFGDYERNGEDMNDRLFLLTFDSAANVVPDNTAWLTEYLRKANINGTFFVLGKDIQARLQEGSVNNLQALYSRQCVGVQGWEFRSHSYWQDWQDSVRRSVELVKGKLPENYVPLFRPPQGQRRGDAQAFFEQQGLQVALWDIDPQDSNNRLKPEQSAQRVLTLMLLWRHGVINFNAKQDGVKTAMPWLMTQTAQSGIGWADCQEAFR, encoded by the coding sequence TTGCGTATCGCTCTTGTGTTATCGGCCTGGCTGTTGAGCCTGGGTGCCATTGCCGCGCCTGCGCCCAATGATGTCGCGACCCTGGACCGCAGCACCTGGCCGGAACAACTCACCAGCCCGACGCTGTTCGACGTGGCCTCGCGGGCCGAGATCCTGATGTTCGCCCGGGTCCTGCTGGACGTCGATGCCATGGACGAGATCGCACTCAAGCAGTACTTGGGGCTGCGCTCGGTCAACATGGTTGCGATCGATGCGCTTCGCGCCCGGCTGTGGCAGCGGTTGTTGGCCAGCTACAACTTTGCCCAACGCAGTTGCGATCAGGACGCTTCCTTCTGTTACCTGGTCGAGGACATGGCGACCCTGCGCGAAGAAGCGCGCAGGTTTCATCTGGATGACGATTCCTACTACATCAAGTGGGCCGCGCCGAGCCAGATCTTTCATACCCAATACCGCGACGAACTGCTGCGTAAAGCCGCGCTTTTTCCGCAAACCAGCAGCGAAATCGAACGTTTCGGCGATTACGAACGCAACGGCGAAGACATGAACGACCGCCTGTTCCTGCTGACCTTCGACAGCGCCGCCAACGTGGTGCCGGACAACACTGCGTGGCTAACCGAATACCTGCGCAAGGCGAACATCAATGGCACCTTCTTCGTGCTGGGCAAGGACATCCAGGCGCGGCTGCAAGAGGGCTCGGTCAACAATCTCCAGGCGTTGTATTCGAGACAATGCGTGGGCGTGCAGGGCTGGGAGTTCCGCTCCCACAGTTATTGGCAGGACTGGCAAGACTCGGTCCGGCGCAGTGTCGAGCTGGTCAAGGGCAAGCTGCCCGAAAATTATGTGCCGCTGTTTCGTCCGCCCCAGGGCCAGCGTCGTGGCGATGCACAAGCGTTCTTTGAGCAGCAGGGCTTGCAAGTGGCGCTGTGGGACATCGATCCCCAGGACAGCAACAATCGACTCAAGCCTGAGCAAAGTGCCCAGCGTGTGCTGACCCTGATGCTGCTGTGGCGCCACGGGGTGATCAATTTCAATGCCAAGCAGGATGGGGTGAAAACGGCGATGCCCTGGTTGATGACGCAGACGGCACAAAGCGGGATCGGTTGGGCGGACTGCCAGGAAGCGTTTCGCTGA
- a CDS encoding PhoH family protein has translation MDDHGRSPSSNQPILYVLDTNVLIHDPNALLNFEEHHVAIPMTVLEELDKLKSGHHSVAAECRQAIRLIDKTLGDASPEDVELGVPIQRGKSGPKGLLSILMSKRTEPNLVLPEHLNDNIIINQLIDLHARTKDQAVVLVTKDINMRLKARACGIAAEDYSTDQLVDDVSLLPNGYHTMTGSFWDRVSKVETRQDHGRTWHQVQLIDNLPAVHINEFIIDEQGFVGWIKEIQVDKLLILDLHQEPLLHQEAWGLKPRDIYQSLALFALLDPDIHLVNLSGAAGSGKTILALAAAIEQTMVSKRYRRIIATRSVQGLDQEIGFLPGTEAEKMEPWLGAITDNLEALHMDDESTHGSVDYILSKVPLQFKSLNYIRGRSFQQSLILIDECQNLTPHQMKTIITRAGAGSKVVCLGNLAQIDTPYLSATSSGLTYLTERFKDFPNGVHITLQGVPRSILAEYAESHL, from the coding sequence ATGGATGACCACGGACGTAGCCCTTCCTCCAACCAGCCAATCCTCTATGTACTCGATACCAACGTATTGATCCACGATCCAAACGCCCTGCTGAACTTCGAAGAACACCACGTTGCCATCCCGATGACCGTGCTTGAGGAGTTGGACAAACTCAAGAGCGGACACCACAGCGTTGCGGCCGAATGCCGGCAGGCGATCCGCCTGATCGACAAGACCCTGGGTGACGCCTCTCCGGAGGACGTTGAGCTCGGCGTGCCGATCCAGCGTGGTAAAAGTGGTCCCAAGGGCCTGCTTTCGATCCTGATGAGCAAGCGCACCGAACCCAACCTGGTGCTGCCAGAACACCTGAACGACAACATCATCATCAACCAGTTGATCGACCTGCACGCGCGCACCAAGGACCAGGCCGTGGTGCTGGTGACCAAAGACATCAACATGCGCCTCAAGGCCCGCGCCTGCGGGATTGCGGCGGAGGACTACAGCACCGACCAGTTGGTCGACGACGTCTCGCTGTTGCCCAATGGCTACCACACCATGACCGGCTCCTTCTGGGACCGTGTGAGCAAGGTCGAGACCCGCCAGGACCACGGCCGCACCTGGCACCAGGTGCAACTGATCGACAACCTGCCGGCCGTGCACATCAACGAGTTCATCATCGACGAACAAGGCTTCGTCGGCTGGATCAAGGAAATCCAGGTCGACAAGCTGCTGATCCTCGACCTGCACCAAGAGCCTTTGCTGCACCAGGAAGCCTGGGGCCTCAAGCCCCGTGACATCTACCAGAGCCTGGCGCTGTTCGCCTTGCTCGACCCGGATATCCACCTGGTCAACCTGTCCGGCGCCGCCGGTTCCGGCAAGACCATCCTGGCCCTGGCCGCTGCCATCGAGCAGACCATGGTCAGCAAACGCTACCGGCGCATCATCGCCACCCGCAGCGTGCAGGGCCTGGACCAGGAAATCGGCTTCCTGCCCGGTACCGAAGCGGAAAAAATGGAACCTTGGCTCGGCGCCATCACCGACAACCTCGAAGCCTTGCACATGGATGACGAAAGCACCCATGGCAGCGTCGACTACATCCTCAGCAAAGTGCCGTTGCAGTTCAAATCCCTCAACTACATTCGAGGCCGCAGCTTCCAGCAGAGCCTGATCCTGATCGACGAATGCCAGAACCTGACCCCGCACCAGATGAAAACCATCATCACCCGTGCCGGTGCCGGTTCCAAAGTGGTGTGCCTGGGTAACCTGGCGCAGATCGATACTCCTTATCTGTCCGCGACCAGCTCCGGGCTGACCTACCTGACGGAACGCTTCAAGGACTTCCCCAACGGGGTCCACATCACCCTGCAGGGCGTACCGCGCTCGATCCTGGCCGAATACGCCGAATCCCACCTGTAA
- the moaC gene encoding cyclic pyranopterin monophosphate synthase MoaC, with the protein MLTHLDSQGRANMVDVTDKAVTFREATAEAFVRMLPDTLQMIVSGGHPKGDVFAVARIAGIQAAKKTSDLIPLCHPLLLTSVKVELTAEGEDQVRIVARCKLSGQTGVEMEALTAASVAALTIYDMCKAVDRGMTIEGVRVLEKLGGKSGHFQADAS; encoded by the coding sequence GTGCTGACTCATCTCGATTCCCAAGGTCGCGCCAACATGGTCGACGTGACCGACAAGGCCGTGACGTTCCGTGAAGCCACGGCCGAAGCCTTTGTGCGCATGTTGCCCGACACGCTGCAGATGATCGTCAGCGGCGGTCACCCCAAAGGCGATGTGTTCGCCGTCGCACGCATTGCCGGCATCCAGGCGGCCAAGAAAACCAGTGACCTGATTCCGCTCTGCCACCCGCTGTTGCTCACCAGCGTCAAGGTCGAGCTCACGGCCGAAGGCGAGGACCAGGTACGCATCGTCGCCCGTTGCAAACTGTCAGGGCAGACCGGCGTGGAAATGGAGGCCCTCACCGCCGCCAGCGTCGCTGCACTGACCATCTACGACATGTGCAAGGCCGTCGACCGCGGCATGACCATCGAAGGCGTGCGGGTACTGGAAAAACTCGGCGGCAAGAGCGGCCATTTCCAGGCGGATGCGTCATGA
- the moaD gene encoding molybdopterin converting factor subunit 1: protein MKINVKFFARYREALGVDSVKVEGDFATVDDVRVLLAQRDGAEVLKEQNLMCARNEDLCQLDEPLADGDEVAFFPTVTGG from the coding sequence ATGAAAATCAACGTGAAGTTCTTTGCCCGTTACCGTGAAGCGCTGGGTGTGGACTCGGTAAAGGTGGAAGGCGATTTCGCCACGGTCGACGATGTGCGCGTGCTGCTTGCCCAGCGTGACGGGGCCGAGGTGCTGAAGGAACAAAACCTGATGTGCGCGCGCAATGAAGACCTGTGCCAGCTCGACGAACCGCTGGCGGACGGCGACGAAGTGGCGTTTTTCCCCACCGTGACCGGAGGCTGA
- the moaE gene encoding molybdopterin synthase catalytic subunit MoaE: MAIRVQVAPFDAGGEVNAMHAANVGVGAVVSFVGYVRDFNDGLDVSGMFLEHYPGMTEKALGKIASEAEQRWPLLKLEVLHRIGALEPGEPIVFVGAASAHRQAAFDACAFVMDYLKTRAPFWKKENTVDGPRWVEGRDSDHAAADRWKQ; the protein is encoded by the coding sequence ATGGCGATTCGTGTGCAGGTCGCACCGTTCGACGCAGGGGGCGAAGTCAACGCGATGCACGCGGCCAATGTCGGCGTGGGGGCGGTGGTGAGTTTTGTCGGCTACGTGCGCGACTTCAATGACGGCCTCGATGTGTCCGGGATGTTCCTGGAGCATTATCCAGGCATGACCGAAAAAGCCCTGGGCAAGATCGCCAGCGAGGCCGAGCAGCGCTGGCCGTTGCTCAAGCTGGAGGTGCTGCACCGTATCGGCGCCCTGGAACCGGGCGAGCCGATCGTCTTCGTCGGGGCCGCCAGTGCCCATCGCCAGGCGGCATTCGACGCCTGCGCCTTTGTCATGGACTACCTCAAGACCCGAGCACCGTTCTGGAAGAAGGAAAACACTGTCGACGGCCCGCGCTGGGTTGAAGGGCGGGACAGTGATCATGCGGCAGCGGATCGCTGGAAGCAGTAA
- a CDS encoding ABC transporter substrate-binding protein, protein MALSLLASSSLFAAEKTLRIGIEAAYPPFASKTSEGKIVGFDYDIGNALCAQMQVKCEWIEGEFDGLIPALKVKKIDLALSSMTITEERKKSVDFTHKYYFTSSRLVMKEGAVVDDQYVNLKGKTVGVQRATTTDRYATEVLEPKGVSVKRYSNNEEIYMDLASGRLDAIFADTIPLEDFLSMPRGKGYAFVGPELKDPKYVGEGAGIAVRKGNTQLVADLNKAIDGIRANGEYQKIQGKYFKSDIYGD, encoded by the coding sequence CTGGCCTTGAGCCTGTTGGCCTCCAGCAGCCTGTTCGCCGCTGAGAAAACCTTGCGCATCGGCATCGAGGCGGCGTACCCGCCTTTTGCTTCCAAGACCTCGGAAGGGAAGATCGTGGGGTTCGACTACGACATCGGCAATGCCCTGTGCGCGCAGATGCAGGTCAAGTGCGAGTGGATCGAAGGTGAGTTCGACGGGCTGATTCCGGCGCTCAAGGTGAAGAAGATCGACCTGGCGCTGTCGTCCATGACCATCACCGAAGAGCGCAAGAAGTCGGTGGATTTCACCCACAAGTACTACTTCACCTCGTCGCGCCTGGTCATGAAGGAAGGGGCGGTGGTCGATGACCAGTACGTCAACCTCAAGGGCAAGACCGTCGGTGTGCAGCGGGCCACCACCACTGACCGCTACGCCACTGAAGTCCTCGAGCCCAAGGGTGTGAGCGTCAAGCGCTATAGCAACAACGAAGAAATCTACATGGACCTGGCGTCCGGTCGCCTCGACGCGATTTTTGCGGACACCATCCCCCTGGAAGACTTCCTGTCGATGCCCCGTGGCAAGGGCTACGCCTTTGTCGGCCCCGAGCTCAAGGACCCGAAATACGTCGGCGAAGGCGCCGGTATCGCGGTGCGCAAGGGCAATACCCAACTGGTGGCGGATTTGAACAAGGCCATCGATGGGATTCGCGCCAATGGGGAGTATCAGAAGATCCAGGGCAAGTATTTCAAGTCAGACATCTACGGCGACTGA
- a CDS encoding helix-turn-helix transcriptional regulator, whose amino-acid sequence MTASPPDPALENFRTIADAIATLFYPHAEVVLHDLRTQKVDYIANNLSKREIGDDSSLEDMLSEDVSERNIGPYEKLNWDGQKIRSLSSVLRNADGHPLAVLCINLNISLFENAKAALDLFLSPSKLIPQPDSLFRDDWQERINTFLHAWMRERQLSLNLLTRDHKRELVLALHAEGAFKGKSASNYVANVLNMGRATVYKHLKELKG is encoded by the coding sequence ATGACTGCCTCGCCACCCGATCCGGCGCTGGAAAACTTCCGCACTATCGCCGACGCTATCGCCACGCTGTTCTACCCCCACGCCGAAGTGGTGCTGCACGACCTGCGCACCCAAAAAGTCGATTACATCGCCAATAACCTGTCCAAGCGTGAAATTGGCGATGACTCGTCCCTGGAAGACATGCTCAGTGAGGACGTCAGCGAACGTAATATCGGGCCCTACGAGAAGCTGAACTGGGATGGACAGAAGATTCGCAGCCTCAGCAGCGTACTGCGTAACGCCGACGGACATCCGCTGGCGGTGCTGTGCATCAACCTGAATATTTCGCTGTTCGAGAACGCCAAGGCTGCGCTGGATCTGTTCCTGTCGCCAAGCAAGTTGATCCCCCAGCCGGACTCACTGTTTCGCGATGACTGGCAGGAGCGGATCAACACCTTCCTGCATGCCTGGATGCGCGAGCGTCAATTGAGCCTGAACCTGCTGACTCGCGACCACAAACGCGAGCTGGTGCTGGCGCTGCATGCCGAAGGCGCGTTCAAGGGCAAGAGCGCGTCCAACTATGTGGCCAATGTGCTGAATATGGGGCGGGCGACGGTGTACAAGCATTTGAAGGAGTTGAAGGGCTGA